The following is a genomic window from Methanolinea sp..
TCACGACGATCCTCCGGGATTACCGTATCGTCGTCCCGCAGAACCTCATGCTCATGCTCAAGGTGATCGTGATGGTCCTCGACGTGGGGGTCACGCTCGACCCGGACTTCCGCTTCAGGGAGGAGGCAGAGAAGTTCATGAGCCGGTTCAGCAAGCGGGAGTCCCTCATCGCCCAGATCGCGGAGAGGGCGAGGGGTTCGACCCTCGAGACGCTGGACGGGCTCCTCGACATGCCGAGGAACGTGAACCAGATGCTGCGGCAGCTCTCGACCGGCACGGTCAGGATCGACATCGTGGATACTGACATCCGGAGGCTCCAGCTCTCGCTCGACAGGACGAGCAACAAGATCCTGATCGGCCTGATCGTCTCGGGGATGGTCATCGGGTCGTCTTTCATCATCAGGGAATCGGGTGTCAGGCTCCCCGAGGCCGTCTCCTACATCGCGATACTCTCGTATGTCGTCGCGATCGCGATCGGTTTCTACGCGATATACCGCGTCCTCCTGCCCGGGGGCGAAGAGGAATAAAAATCGGGACTCTTTTTTTTAGAGGATCTCCCGCGGGCTCAGCAGTTCTCCACGATGTACTCTGCCATCGAGAGGAACACGCGCTTGCCGCCCGTCGACCCGAGGATCTCCTCGGATGCCCTCTCGGGGTGGGGCATCATCGCGAGGACGTTCCCCCTCTCCGAGAGGACACCCGTGATGTTCCCGTGGGACCCGTTGGGATTGCTCCCCGCGGTGACGTTGCCGTGCGCGTCGCAGAAGCGGAACGCGACCCTCTCCTCGAGATCCCCGCTGCCCATGGACGCGGGGGGGATGTACCTCCCCTCCCTGTGGGCGATGGGAATCTCCACGACCTCGCCCTGACCGTAGAGGCGGGTGAAAGGGGTGTCGTTCCTCTCCACGCGGAGGAACGCGGGCCTGCAGATGAACCGCGGGTACGCGTTCACGGTGAAGACGCCGGGAACGAGCCCGCTCTCGGCGAGGATCTGCGCACCGTTGCATATCCCGAGGACGAGGCCGTCACCCCTCGCGATGCGCCGCACGTCGTCCATCACGCGGGTCCTCGCCGCGATCGCCCCCGCGCGCAGGTAGTCCCCGTACGAGAAACCGCCGGGCAGGACGACCGCGTCGTAGGCACGGGAGAGACCTTCCTTGTACCACACGAGGTCGGTATCGATCCCGCACACCTCGGAGAGGACCCTCGCGACGTCGCGGTCGCAGTTGCTCCCCCCGAACTGGACCACCGCGAACCTCATCGCAGGACCTCGACCTCGTACTGGTGGATGACGGGGTTCGCAAGGAGCCTCTCGCACATCGCGGTGGCCCGGGACCTTGCCTCCTCCGCGCTCCCCGCGTCGAGGCGGACCGTGAACTGGCGCGAGGTCTTCAGGTCGAGGGTGGGAAACCCGAGGTCTGCGAGGGCGCGCCTGATGGTCGAAGCCTCGGGGTCGAGGATGCCCTCCTTGAGGGATATCGTGATCCTGACGGTGTACGCGGTCATGCCCTTGCCCGCCCCTTCCCCGCGCAGATCTTCTCCGCGACGCGGGAGTATACCGCTCCCACGTCGCCCTTCGAGAACCGGTACACGTCCTTGTCGAGCGACTCGCCCGTCGAGAGTTCCCAGAGGCGCATCGAGTCCATGCTTATCTCGTCGCCGAGGAGTATCCTCCCGTCCCGCGACCTCCCGAACTCGAGCTTGAAGTCCACGAGGACGATGCCGAGCGAGGCGAAGAAGTCCTTGAGGACGGAGTTCACGCGGAGGGCAGTCTCCTTGACCGCGGCGAGTTCCTCGCGGGAGAGCAGGCCGAGGGCGACGACGAGGTCATCGTTGAGCATCGGGTCGTGGCGCGCATCGTCCTTGTAGTCGATCACGATGACGGGTGGATCGAGCACGGTCCCCTCCTTGATGGGGTACTGGCGGGCCATCGACCCCGCCGCGATGTTCCGCACGATCACCTCTATCGGGATCATCTCGAGGGCCTTCACGCGCATGTGGGTCTCGTCCGGCATGTCGATGAAGTGCGTCGGGATCCCGTTCTCCTCGAGCAGCCTGAAGAGGTACGCCGAGACCTGTGCATTCAGCCTGCCCTTCGAGGGGATGACGTCTTTCTTCCCGCCGTCAAACGCGGTGATGTCGTCGCGGAACTCGACGAGGAGGACGCCATCCTCGTCCGTCCTGTAGAGTGACTTTGCCTTGCCCTTGTAGAGAAATTCACCCTTCTGCACAGGCCTTGCTCCTGTCCTGAATTACTTTGTGGAGCCGGGTAATAAGGGGTTTGAGTCTCTCCGGGTACCACCCCTTCTCGATGAACCGGGGGTAGATGCAGAGCCTCTCGACGAGGCAGTACCCCTCGAGCTGGCGCCGGAGCTCGTCGAGCCGCGGCCAGCTGTGCTCGGGGTTCACGTAGTCGATGGTGAGCGGGGAGATCCCGCCGAGGTCGTCGGCACCGCAGGGCACGAGAACACGCACGTCGGCGAGGTTCGGCGGGACCTGCACTGCGACCTCGCGGGGGAGGATCTCGCGTGCCATCCTGATGGTCTCGCACATCTCCTGGGTGCTGACAGGCCGGTGGCGCGCCATCGGGGTCCCCTCCTTCGGGCAGAAGTTCTGGACGATGACCTCCTGTATGTGGCCGTAGCGCCTGTGGATGTCCCGGATGGTGGTGAGGGATTCCTCCCTGTCGCGCACGCTCTCCCCTATCCCGAGGAGGATCCCCGTCGTGAAGGGAATCCTGAGCTTCCCCGCGTTCTCGATCACCTCGATGCGGACGGCGGGGTCTTTCCCGGGGGAGTTCTCGTGGGCCGGGACCCGCGCGGTCGTCTCGAGCATGAGCCCCATGCTCGCGTTCACCCCGGAGAGCCACTCCATCTCCTCCAAGGTCAGGATGCCCGCGTTCGTGTGGGGGAGGAGCCCGAAGTCGATCGCCCTCTCGGCCATCTCGTAGCAGTACCCGAGGATGTCGCTGTACCCGAGGCGCGAGAGGTGCGCGCGGAACCCCGGCTCGAGCCCGGGCCGCTCGCCGAAGGTGAAGAGGGCCTCGGTACAGCCGAGGCGCGATCCCTCCCGCAGCGTCGCGGTGACCTCGCCGGGGGGCATCACGCACCCCTCGCGGACGGGGGTCCGGAACGAGCAGTACCCGCACCTGTTGTGGCATACGGTCGTGAGGGGGAGGAATACGTTCCGCGAGAACGTGATGACGCGGGACTGCATGGTAACCCGCCTGTACATGCGTTCCGAGAGGTCATTAAGCGTCGCAATCTCCTGCACGGCCGGCGCGCGGCCGCCGTGGGAACCGGGGTGCCGCGCCGGACCACCGGGTATTTGGGTTGCGGGACCAAAACGAAAGAGTGACAGACATGGGAGTCCAGGCCCTCATCCCCTTCAAGCCGGAGAACCCGAAGACCCGCCTCTCCTGCGTCCTCTCCCCGCCGGAGAGGGAACAGTTCGCGCGTGCGATGCTCTCCGACGTGGTCGGCGCGGTCCTCGGCGCGGGGTGCAGCCCCCGCGTCATCTCCACGGCACCGTTCGGGTTCGCTGGGTGCCCCGTCGAGGTCATCCCCTCGGGGCTGAACGAGGCGCTCAACGGCGTCCTGTCCGGGATGGACGGCCCCGTCCTCGTCATCATGGCCGACCTCCCGCTCGCGGACGCCCCGGCGGTGAGGAGGCTCCTTGAGACCGGAATGGACGTGGCGATCGTCCCCGGGAGAGGGGGCGGGACGAACGCAATCTACCTGTCCCGCGGCAGTTCGTTCCGCGTCGACTACTACGGCGCGAGTTTCCTCAAGCACGTCCGCATCGCCCGGGAGAGGGGGCTCTCCTGCGAGGTCGTGGACTCGTTCCGGCTCCACACGGACGTCGACGAGGAAGAGGACCTCGTCGAGCTCCTGATCCACGGGGAAGGGTCGAGCAGGCAGTTCCTCGTCGAACGCGGCTTCGAGCTCGCGATCGACAGGGGGCGGGTCGGGATAAAGAGGGTGCAGGCGGGAGGGCGAGAGCACCCCGAGTCCCCGTGACGCGGGGGAGGGGGATCACCCGGATTCGCCACTTTCTTTCCGCGTGGCAGTCTCCCGCGGACCGGGTGGGCCGGTCTCCCTTCGCCCGAGGATGCCCATGAAGAGGCAATCGGACGCGGGGATGGACTCCATCCCGCACGATTGGGTGATGGTCAGGCTGAGCCCCCTCACGATCGCCGCGGGCATAGACTCGTCCGCCTCCCCCATCACGACCTCTGCCGCGGAGGCGAGGTTGTCCGCGAGGGCCTGCCTCGTGACGTGGAGTCTCCTGCCGTAGAGGTCCTTGCGCCCGCGCGCGTCGATCACGCCGGGGATCCCCGCGCACCCTATCGCGACACCGCTGCACCCCACGCGCATGGGGTGCGTCCTGCTGTCGGCGATGATGACACCGACACGCGCACCCGTGCGCCTCCCGATCTCCTCCTTGATCCGGAGGGCACTCCCGTGGGGATCCCTCGGGAGGGGCGTCACGCACCCCGGCGGGGCATTCGACTCGTCGATCCCCGCGTTCGGGAGGAGGGTCCCGTGCTTCATGCAGAGGAGGAAACCGGGAATCCCGCCCACTATCTCGTCGCTCTCCTCCCGTATGCACTG
Proteins encoded in this region:
- a CDS encoding phosphoribosylaminoimidazolesuccinocarboxamide synthase — protein: MQKGEFLYKGKAKSLYRTDEDGVLLVEFRDDITAFDGGKKDVIPSKGRLNAQVSAYLFRLLEENGIPTHFIDMPDETHMRVKALEMIPIEVIVRNIAAGSMARQYPIKEGTVLDPPVIVIDYKDDARHDPMLNDDLVVALGLLSREELAAVKETALRVNSVLKDFFASLGIVLVDFKLEFGRSRDGRILLGDEISMDSMRLWELSTGESLDKDVYRFSKGDVGAVYSRVAEKICAGKGRARA
- the cofE gene encoding coenzyme F420-0:L-glutamate ligase; its protein translation is MTSSYTVFGLRTPLITPGSDLASILVEAASRSGAGGFRDGDVLVVAETAVSTAEGNVIALREIVPDEESVRLGEEYSIDPRLVQCIREESDEIVGGIPGFLLCMKHGTLLPNAGIDESNAPPGCVTPLPRDPHGSALRIKEEIGRRTGARVGVIIADSRTHPMRVGCSGVAIGCAGIPGVIDARGRKDLYGRRLHVTRQALADNLASAAEVVMGEADESMPAAIVRGLSLTITQSCGMESIPASDCLFMGILGRRETGPPGPRETATRKESGESG
- the cofG gene encoding 7,8-didemethyl-8-hydroxy-5-deazariboflavin synthase subunit CofG — protein: MQSRVITFSRNVFLPLTTVCHNRCGYCSFRTPVREGCVMPPGEVTATLREGSRLGCTEALFTFGERPGLEPGFRAHLSRLGYSDILGYCYEMAERAIDFGLLPHTNAGILTLEEMEWLSGVNASMGLMLETTARVPAHENSPGKDPAVRIEVIENAGKLRIPFTTGILLGIGESVRDREESLTTIRDIHRRYGHIQEVIVQNFCPKEGTPMARHRPVSTQEMCETIRMAREILPREVAVQVPPNLADVRVLVPCGADDLGGISPLTIDYVNPEHSWPRLDELRRQLEGYCLVERLCIYPRFIEKGWYPERLKPLITRLHKVIQDRSKACAEG
- the cofC gene encoding 2-phospho-L-lactate guanylyltransferase, which produces MGVQALIPFKPENPKTRLSCVLSPPEREQFARAMLSDVVGAVLGAGCSPRVISTAPFGFAGCPVEVIPSGLNEALNGVLSGMDGPVLVIMADLPLADAPAVRRLLETGMDVAIVPGRGGGTNAIYLSRGSSFRVDYYGASFLKHVRIARERGLSCEVVDSFRLHTDVDEEEDLVELLIHGEGSSRQFLVERGFELAIDRGRVGIKRVQAGGREHPESP
- the purQ gene encoding phosphoribosylformylglycinamidine synthase I produces the protein MRFAVVQFGGSNCDRDVARVLSEVCGIDTDLVWYKEGLSRAYDAVVLPGGFSYGDYLRAGAIAARTRVMDDVRRIARGDGLVLGICNGAQILAESGLVPGVFTVNAYPRFICRPAFLRVERNDTPFTRLYGQGEVVEIPIAHREGRYIPPASMGSGDLEERVAFRFCDAHGNVTAGSNPNGSHGNITGVLSERGNVLAMMPHPERASEEILGSTGGKRVFLSMAEYIVENC
- the purS gene encoding phosphoribosylformylglycinamidine synthase subunit PurS, with protein sequence MTAYTVRITISLKEGILDPEASTIRRALADLGFPTLDLKTSRQFTVRLDAGSAEEARSRATAMCERLLANPVIHQYEVEVLR